One genomic region from Chlamydia poikilotherma encodes:
- a CDS encoding endonuclease III domain-containing protein — MKQYWEKFLAGFVLENKIHIKNFIISTLNEFFPNPKPSLTEWKTPFQLLVAILLSGNSTDKAVNSVTPKLFASAPDAQALSRLPLEELYLIILPCGLGKRKAEYLHNLSKILLEKYRGEPPASLELLTKLPGVGRKTASVFLGIIYDIPTFPVDTHILRLSQRWGISNKRSPSAAEKDLVLFFGNMNSPKLHLQLIYYARNYCPALYHDVNKCRICWHLSNSCKKNVKPLKK, encoded by the coding sequence ATGAAACAATATTGGGAGAAATTTTTAGCAGGTTTTGTATTGGAAAATAAAATACATATTAAAAATTTTATTATTTCTACTTTAAACGAATTCTTTCCTAATCCAAAACCATCTTTAACTGAATGGAAAACTCCATTTCAACTACTTGTTGCTATTTTGCTTTCAGGAAACTCTACCGACAAGGCTGTGAATTCTGTGACACCGAAATTATTTGCCTCAGCCCCTGATGCGCAAGCATTATCACGACTTCCCTTAGAGGAATTATATTTAATTATTTTGCCTTGTGGTCTTGGCAAAAGAAAGGCTGAATACTTACATAATCTATCAAAGATCCTGTTAGAAAAATACCGCGGCGAACCTCCGGCTTCTTTAGAATTGTTAACCAAACTACCTGGAGTAGGAAGAAAAACCGCTTCAGTCTTTTTGGGAATTATTTACGATATACCAACGTTTCCAGTAGACACACATATTTTGAGACTATCCCAACGTTGGGGCATTTCTAATAAGCGTAGTCCTTCAGCAGCAGAAAAAGACCTTGTACTTTTCTTCGGGAATATGAACTCTCCCAAACTTCACTTACAACTTATCTATTACGCCAGAAATTACTGCCCAGCTCTCTATCATGATGTAAATAAATGCAGAATATGTTGGCACTTAAGTAATTCCTGCAAAAAGAACGTTAAACCCCTTAAGAAATAA
- the brnQ gene encoding branched-chain amino acid transport system II carrier protein, producing the protein MNKNASNRVSSKKELSVWSIGGSIFAMFFGAGNIVFPLALGYHYHSHPWFACFGMMLTAVCVPLLGLFSMLLYSGDYKNFFYSIGKIPGMVFIIAILCLIGPFGGIPRAIAVSHSTLASLSDSKTTLLPNLPIFSLICCVLIYLFACKLSKLIQWLGSVFFPIMLITLLWIIFKGLTIPANPSFLESANPQQAWLAGITEGFNTMDLLAAFFFCSIVLISIRQMIANGDADDETPLNFQKINKKDKRTLGLAFALAAALLGLIYLGFALCASRHAGLLTHVGKGQILGRISAIALGPNSLLTGVCVFVACLTTEIALVGIVADFLARIISSKRMTYSNAVIFTLIPSYLISILNFENISLLLLPLLQLSYPALIALTCGSIAYKLWNFRHVQALFYLTLSLTIVLRLVS; encoded by the coding sequence ATGAATAAAAACGCTTCTAATAGGGTTAGTTCTAAAAAAGAGCTCTCTGTTTGGTCGATCGGAGGATCTATTTTTGCTATGTTCTTTGGAGCAGGCAATATAGTGTTTCCTTTAGCCCTGGGTTATCACTACCACTCACATCCCTGGTTCGCCTGTTTTGGAATGATGCTTACCGCGGTTTGTGTCCCCCTATTAGGTTTATTTAGTATGCTGCTGTATTCCGGAGATTATAAAAATTTTTTCTACTCTATTGGGAAAATCCCTGGAATGGTTTTCATTATAGCAATTTTATGCTTGATAGGTCCTTTCGGAGGAATTCCTAGAGCAATTGCTGTATCACATTCAACTTTAGCGTCTTTATCAGATTCAAAAACAACACTACTGCCTAATCTTCCTATTTTCAGTTTGATTTGTTGTGTTTTGATTTATCTATTTGCATGCAAACTTAGTAAACTTATCCAGTGGCTGGGATCTGTATTTTTCCCAATTATGTTAATCACCCTACTTTGGATAATCTTTAAGGGGTTAACTATTCCTGCAAATCCAAGTTTTTTGGAATCTGCGAATCCCCAACAAGCTTGGTTAGCTGGGATTACAGAAGGTTTCAATACTATGGACCTTCTTGCAGCCTTCTTCTTCTGCTCCATTGTATTAATTTCTATACGACAAATGATAGCAAATGGAGATGCTGATGACGAAACACCTTTAAACTTTCAAAAAATCAATAAAAAAGACAAACGCACTTTAGGTTTAGCTTTTGCTTTAGCAGCAGCACTTCTTGGATTAATTTATTTAGGATTTGCCCTATGTGCTTCTAGACACGCAGGTTTACTAACTCATGTAGGTAAGGGACAAATTCTAGGAAGAATTTCTGCTATTGCTCTTGGGCCAAATAGTTTATTGACTGGTGTATGTGTGTTTGTTGCTTGCTTGACAACAGAGATTGCTTTAGTTGGGATTGTTGCTGACTTTTTAGCTCGCATCATCTCATCAAAAAGAATGACGTATTCTAATGCAGTAATTTTCACTCTGATACCCTCGTATCTAATTTCTATTTTAAACTTCGAAAATATCAGTCTCCTTCTATTGCCCCTACTACAGCTAAGTTACCCTGCATTAATCGCTTTGACTTGCGGAAGTATTGCTTATAAGTTGTGGAATTTCCGACACGTCCAAGCTTTGTTTTATTTAACCCTCTCTCTTACAATCGTTCTGCGATTGGTAAGTTGA